ACTCTCGGTGACCGCCGAGGACGAGCGCTTGCTCCGCGATACTGTGGACGCGTGGCGGCGTGGCTGCCAGATCGGGGTCGAAAAGGCCTGGAATCGGTGCCACGACAAATCCGACGTCCAATCGCTGGCCTACGACGAGATTCGCGACCGGACCACCCTCGGAAGTCAGCACACGATTCTCGCCACGCATCAGGCTGCGGAAAACATCCGATCCTGTCGGTCACGTCGCGAGAACGGTCGGAAGGCGTCCAAACCCATCTACACGAGTCCGACGGTCAGGTACGACTCGCGGACGATGACAGTCTTCGAGGAAGACGAGCAAGTGTCGCTCACGGTGGCCGGCAAACACTCCCGCGTACGCTGTGACCTCGTGCTGCCCGAAGACGAGGACGGCTACCAGCGACAGTATCTCGACGGCCAGTGGGAGCCGACCGAGAGTACACTCCACTACCGGGACGGTGACTGGTTCCTCCACCTTGGATTTCGGAAACTCAGGCCCGACACCGAGCAGACGACGACCGAGAACGGAACGGTTCTCGGCGTCGACCTCGGTGTCGAACAGATCGCCGTCACCAGTACCGCCCGGTTCTTTTCGGCCGGTGAATTGAACCACCGACGCCGCGAGTTCGAGCGCGTCCGCGGTGGTCTCCAGAAGTGTGGCTCCCGGAGCGCGCACCGTACCCTGGAAACCGTCAGTGGCCGTGAGGACGAGTTCGTGAAACACGTCCTCCACAGCGTGGCGAACGGAATCGTCGCCGAAGCCCGTCGTTTCGAATGCGATGGAATCGTTTTCGAGGAGTTATCCGGTATTCGAACTCGACTCCCGAACGTAGCCTGGCACGCCGAGTGGGCCTTCGAACGGCTCTACGCGTACGTCGAGTACAAGGCAGAAGCGGCAGGGCTGTTCGTCGATACTGTCGATCCCAGGAATACTTCGCGGCGGTGTGCCGAGTGTGGCCACGTCGACGAGGCGAACCGTCCCAGCAGAGAGACCTTCGAGTGCGAGGTCTGTGGGAACCGGAATCACGCCGACTACAATGCGGCCAAGAACGTGGCTGCGGCGTATCTCCGTCGGGAGCAACAGTCCTCCCGGCGGAGGGGTGTCAGTCGATACGCCCTGAAGTCCGGGACTGTCAGCGAACGCAACGGGTTCGCTCCATACGAGTCCACGGACAAGTCGCCCAATCCTGAAGCTACCTCGTCAGGGTGAGTCGGTGGCGCGACAGTCGACATCCGGTTTGGCCCTTCGTGACGGACGGATAGCTTTTCGTGCCTGCCCTCCGTCTGCCGAGTGCGATGATCGTCGTACACGCGAGTTTCCCCATCGATCCCGAGTACCGAGAGGAAGCACTGGCCGAGATCGAGGACCTGGCCGAGCAGTCCCGCGCCGAGGACGGCATGCTCGACTACCGGGCGACGACCGACGTGGAGGACGAGAACGTCGTTCGATTCGTCGAACGGTACGAGGACGAGGACGCCTTCGCGGCCCACTCCAAGACCGACCACTTCACCGAGTTCCTCACGGCCCTGAGCGACTGGCTCGCCGGTGACCCCGAGATCCTCCGGTTCGAGGTCGACTCGATGAGCGAAGTGGAACTCTGAACGCCGAGCGGACCTCTCTTATAAAATCCGCTTCACGTCCGTACGAATTTATATACTATAGAGTGAGGTACACGGTGACACGATGCGTGATTCGGGTGGTTCGGGGTCGGGGGCCCCGGACCGACGGGGAGCGGACCGTACAGGGGAACTGAATCGACGGCGATTCGTGCAGGCGGCGGCCATCTCGGGGCTCACGGCGGGCCTTGCCAGCGGCACGGCGACCGGAAAGTCCGGAGCGGACGCGGGCGGACCGCTGACCGCGGGGGTCGCAAAACGCGACATCACACCGGACAACGGTGGCTCCTTCTTCGGATACGTCCGTCCGGATATCCGCGCGGAGGGCGTGGCGATCCGGCTGTTCGCGCACGCCTTGGTGCTCTCCGACGGCGAGCGGAAGGTCGCGCTCGTCTCGGCGGATCTGGGGAAGCCGGCGGTCCGGGACGCGGTGATCGAGCACGTCCGGCCGCTGGGATTCGACCGCGACTCGGTCCTCTTCGCGGCGACCCACACCCACGCTGGCCCGAACTCGCCGGGCGACTGGATCGCCGGGCAGATCGGCGACGCCATCGCAGCGGCCGACGCGAACCGCCGGCCTGCACGGGCGGGCTGGGCCACCGGGACGGTCGAGGCGGGCAACTGGAACCGCTCCATCGAGGCTCACCTCGCGAACTTCGGCCTCGATATTCCGATCGGGGAGGGATCGCCCGAGGATCACCCGATCGACCCGGATCGGGCGCGAGATACCACGGTCAGGATGCTCCGCGTCGAGGGGACAGACGGCACGCCGATCTGCGCGTGGACGCTGTTCGGGAACCACCCGACCGCGTTCACGCCGTCGAACACGACCTTCTCGGCGGACTTCCCGGGCGTCGCGCGCCAGTGGTTCGCGGATCGGTTCGACGGCGACGCGCCGACGACCGTCTACACGACCGGGCGCGTCGGCGACCAAATTCCCCGCTACGACGACTACGGCCAGTACGCGGTCGCCGAGCGGACAGCCATCCGCACCGAGCGGGCGATGTGGGACGCCTGGCAGTCGGCCGGGGGTGACCTCTCACGAAATCTGTCAGTCGGTGGTCGCGCGACGCACGACGAGTACCGTGGGCAGGAGGTCGAACCCGGCAAGCCGGTTGACGACGACGCCGTCGTCGGGGTGCCGACACTGGACGGCGGGGAGAACGGGCCGACGCCGTTCTCGGGGCTGGAACTGGAGGGGAAACGCCGCCCGGAGTGGCTGGCCGACGACGTGCATGGGCGAAAGCTCCCGCTCGCGCCCGCGCCGTACTCGACGGACGTGGAGGTGCAGGCGATGCGCGTCGGTGACCAGTTGCTCGTGACGGTGCCCGGCGAGCCGACCGTCGAGATGGGCCGGCGGATGCGGGGAGCGGCAGCCGAGGTCGCACCCGACGCCGTCGACGACGTTGCGGTGGTCGGCATCGCCAACGGGTACAACGGCTACTTCACGACGCCCGAGGAGTACAACAAACAGGACTACGAGGGTGGCAACACCGCCTTCGGCCAGTACACCTCCCTGTTGATCCGCAACCGCCAGCGCGACCTCGCCGCCGACATCGCGGCGGGGCTGGGCGACCCGGCCGAACCCAGCGGATCGCGACCCTCGATCCCCAACGCCCCCGTCGGGGGCGGTGACGCCGACGGCGAGATTACCGACCAGCCGGCCCGAACCGTCGAGCGGATGGACGTGGTCACGCTGGACTGGGCGGGCGGCTGGTCCGGGAAGGACCGCCCGGTCGGCCAGCCGTTCGTCCTGCTGGAACGGGAGTCTGGGAGCGGGTGGGAGACGGTCACCTCGGATCTGGGCCTCGGCTTCGTCTGGACGGAGTGGTTCGGCGACTACACCGTCCGCTACGACGTGCCGCCCGATCTCCCCACCGGAACCTACCGGCTCCGGGTGAACGCCGAGAAGTACGAACTGACCAACCGAAGGTTCGATATCGCACCCTCGACCGGCCTTCGAGTCCGGGGCGTCCGCGCCGAGAACGCCGGCCCCGGCGCCGAGCCGACGCGGTTGACCGTCGTCGCGCAGAACCCGCCGCCGGACCCCGAGGAGAACCTGCGCGTGCGTCCGGTCCAGCCCACGGGTGGGACGGTGACGATCGAGGTCGGCGGCGAGGCCCACGAAGCTCAGTGGGACGGCGACGCCGAGGGCTGGGTCGCCACGGTCGAGGGAGTCGGCGCGGGCGACACCGTGACCGTCCCGGAGAACGGGCTTGTCGACGGCCTCGGCAACCGGAGCGGTGCGGCGGTGGACCTGACGGTGGGGTCGGTCGCGACGCTGGACTGGCCCGAGACGATGGGTACCGGTGGGGGCGACCCGCCCGGACTGTTCGGGATCGGGACGTTCCCGACCTGACCGGATCGAGTGGGTCGCAACCAACCCACAACTATTCTATCCCGGGCGGTCCACCGATTGGGCATGACCGATATCGAGGTCACGCGCGAAGACGACTACGCGACGGTGACGATCAGCAACCCCGACCGGAAAAACGCCATCAGCGCCGAGGCGTCCGGGGAGATGGCCGACGAACTCCGTGCGCTGGAACACGACGCCGGGATTCGGGCGGTCGTCGTCCAGGGCGACGGCGACGCCTTCTGTTCCGGGATCGACCTCTCGGGCGGGATGGACGGCAAGGGCGTGATCGAGGAACTCGAGACCGGGCTCAACGCCATCGCGGTCGCGCTCCTGCGGATGGAAAAGCCCACCATCGCCGTCGTCCGCGGCGTCGCCGTGGGCGCGGGGGCGTCGCTGGCGACGGCCTGTGACTTCGTCTACGCCCGCGACGACGCCGTCTTCGGCTGGGGCTTTACCGACATCGGCCTCGCGCCCGACACCGGCGCGACCTACGTCCTGCCGCGACTCGTGGGCGTTCGCCGGGCGCTCGATCTCTTGATCACCGCGCGCCGCGTCGACGCCGAGGAGGCGGTCGACATGGGCATCGCCACGGAGACCTTCAGCGAGGACGAGTTCGAGGACACGGTGGCCGAGCGGATCGCCACCCTCGCATCGCGGCCGACCCTGGCGGTCGGCGAGACCAAGCGCCTGGTCCAGCGCAACACCCATCGCTCGATGGAGGAGGCGCTCCGCGCGGAGGCCCGCGCACAGGATCGGATCTTCGAGACCGAGGACTTCGCCGAGGGCGTCGGCGCGTTCTTCGAGGGCCGCGAACCCGAATTTCAGGGGCGCTGACTACTCCCCATCGTGAGCGGCTCGGACGGCCGCGACGAGTTCGTCCCGATCTTCGCTGAAGTGCAGGTGCGCTGGACAGTCACAGTCCGATGCGCCGAAGCCGTCGACGGCCACCTCGCCGGTCTCGGCGATCGCCTCGGCGACGGCACACTCGATCTCGGCCTCGGGCGACCGGGCCACCGTTTCGATTCGAGCGGCGGTGTCGCCCAGCAGGTAATCGACGTGCCAGTGACGCGTCTCGCGCTCGCCGGCGGCCATTTCGTGGTGGCGGTCGACGCGACCGAACCCGCCGGGCCCGAACGCGCTGCCGGTGTAGGCGTAGGAGCCGGCGGGCAGTTCGTGTCGTCCGAGCGAGCCGACCGTAAGCGTCTCCGGTTCCGGAAGGTTGACCACTATAGTGTACGTTCCTCCGACCACGCCGGGACTTCACCTCGCGCCCAAATCGACCTTCCGGATGTGGCCACCCGCGTTTACGGTGTCACTTGCTACCATAAATGGGTTTAAATACGGGAGGCACTAACCCAGGGTGAAGGCCACCCCCGGCTTTCGATGCAAATCATGCAGGGACAATCCCAACAGCAGGCCTACGACCGGGGAATCACGATCTTCTCCCCGGACGGACGCCTCTATCAGGTCGAGTACGCCCGTGAGGCCGTCAAGCGCGGCACCGCAAGCGTCGGTGTTCGCACCGAGGACGGCGTCGTCCTCGCGGCCGACACGCGGGTCCGCTCTCCGCTCTTAGAGCGTGAGAGCGTCGAGAAGCTGCACAAGATCGACGATCACATCGGTATCGCCAGCGCCGGCCACGTCGCCGACGCCCGTCAGCTGATCGACTTCGCGCGCCGCGACGCGCAGGTCAACCAGCTCCGGTACGACGAGGCCATCGGCGTGGAGTCGCTGACGAAAGACATCACCGACCAGATCCAGCAGTACACCCAGACGGGCGGTGCGCGCCCGTTCGGCGTCGCGCTGATCGTCGGCGGGATCGAGAACGGCGAACCGCGCCTGTTCGAGACCGACCCGTCGGGGACGCCCTACGAGTGGCAGGCACTCGCCGTGGGCGGCAACCGCGAGGACCTCATCGACTTCTTCGAGGAGGAGTACCGCGAGGATCTCGATCTCGACGGCGGGATCGATCTGGCCCTCAGGGGCCTCGACACCGTCGGCGAGGAGGGCGTCGATCCCGAAGGGGTCGCCCTCGGGACCATCGACGTCGAGACCGAGCAGTACCGCCGCCACGAGACCGAGGAGATCGAAGGGTACGTCGAGGAGATCGACACCGGAGGTGACGAGGAATGAACGATATGAACCCAGCGGGCGGCCCGCCGACTCTGGAAGAGGGGCTGCAGAACCCCTACGAGCCGGAACTCGGCCAGCTGCCCAACACGACCGAGAAGGACAACGAGAAGGTCAACGAGACCGGGACAACCACTATCGGCATCGCCACCGAGAACGGCGTCGTCGTGGCGACCGACCGCCGCGCGTCGCTGGGCGGCCGCTTCGTCTCGAACAAGAACGTCCAGAAGGTCGAGCAGATCCACCCGACCGCGGCGCTGACGCTGGTCGGCTCCGTCGGCGGTGCCCAGTCGTTCATCCGCTCGCTGCGCGCGGAAGTCAACCTCTACGAGGCCCGTCGCGGCGAGGACATCAGCATGTCCGCGCTGGCGACGCTCGCGGGGAACTTCGCCCGCGGCGGCCCCTTCTTCGCGATCAACCCGATCCTCGGGGGCGTCGACGAGGAGGGCAGTCACGTCTTCAGCATCGACCCCGCCGGCGGGGTCATGGAAGACGACTACACGGTCACCGGCTCCGGCCTCACGGTCGCGTACGGGACCCTGGAGAGCCAGTACGAGGACGACATGTCGATGGACGAGGCGACGACGGTCGCCGCCGACGCGGTCAGCGCGGCCGCCGAGCGCGACACCGGTTCCGGTAACGGACTCGTCATCGCCGAAGTCACCGAGGAAGACGTCGAAATCGACACCTACGAGTACGACGACCTGCTGTAGGTCGCCGGCTTTTCTTTCACGGGCGCCGGCTCAGGGCCAGAGGCCGCGGTAGCCGTGGGCCTCGGTCAACCGCGTCAGGGCGACGATGTAGGCCGCGTCCCGCCAGGTCACGTCGCGGGACTCGACTTCAGCCCGCACGTCGTCCCACGCCGACAGCATCTCCGTCTCGAGTTCACGCTGGACCTCCTCGAGCGACCACGCCCGGCGGTTGATGTCCTGAAGCCACTCGAAGTAGCTGACCGTGACGCCGCCGGCGTTGGCCAGGATGTCCGGAACGACGGGGATATCGCGTTCGGCGAGGATCGCGTCCGCCGCGAAGGTCGTGGGGCCGTTGGCCCCCTCGACGACGAGGTCCGCCCTGATCTCGTCGGCGTTGGCTTCGGTGATGACGTCCCCGATAGCGGCCGGGATCAACACGTCCACGTCCAGGGTGAGCAGGTCCTCGTTGGATATCGGGTCGGAGGCGTACTCGGTCACCGCCTCGGGTTCCTCGTCGTGTTCCGGAATCGCGTGCGGGTCGATACCGTCGGGGTCGTACGCCGCGCCGTTGACGTCGCTGACGGCCACGACGGTCGCCCCCCAGTCGTCGAGCAGCCGCGCGGCGTTGGCCCCGACGCTCCCGAACCCCTGCACGGCGACGGTGGTCTCCGAGAGCGGATAGTCGTAGTACTTACACGCCTCACGGGCGATGATGGCGACGCTGCGCCCCGGCGCTGCCTCGCGGCCGTAACTGCCGCCGATCACCGGGGGTTTGCCGGTCACGACGCCGGGGATCACCTCGCCCTGCTGCATGCTGTAGGCGTCCATGATCCAGGACATCGTCTGGGCGCTGGTCCCCATATCCGGCGCGGGGATGTCCCGTTTAGGGCCGATGAAGTCGCGGATCTCCTGGGTAAACCGTCTCGTGAGCTGCTCGTTCTCCGCATCGCTCAGCTCCTTGGGGTCGACGACGACGCCGCCCTTCGCCCCGCCGAAGGGGAGGTTCATCACCGCACACTTCCATGTCATCCACATCGACAGGCCGATACACTCCTCCCGTGTGACCCCCGGATGGTAGCGGAGCCCGCCCTTGTAGGGGCCGCGTACGCTGTCGTGGTGGGCGCGATAGCCGGTGAACACGCCCAGCGAGCCGTCGTCCCGCTCTATCGGGACCGTGACCTCGTGGACCGCGGTGGGGTGTTTGAGTCGCTCGATGAAGTTCGGATCGACATCGAGGTGGGTCGCGGCGTGTTCGAGCTGTCGCCGTGCAGTCGTCAGTGCCGATTCCGACTGGGGCTCAGCGGCGGCCGCCGCGTCGTAGTCGTCGGTCTCGGCTGGGGGATCTGATGACATTGGTGGAAGGAGAGCCGCTCACTCGAGCGAAAACGCGCGGTTCTGGAACGCTCCCGACTGCCCGCAGCCCGGACACTCGCTCGGTTTCCGGTCTGCCGATACGATCGTCCCACAGAGCAAACACTCGTACGTCGGGGTCGTCTCGTCGTCGGTCTGAAGATCGTACATACACTCGTCGTTGGATCTGTGGTTATATAGTATTAACCACATTATGGTATATTATTCCATATAAGGTAGTAGCGAGGTTGTTCCGGCAGCTATCGCCGGTCGGTAGCCCACTATCGTCCGGTTCGTCAGTCTTCACGCCCGTTTCGCGGCACGTACGACCGGCCACCTCGTCGGCCGAGCAGCCACTCTCGGCGGGAGAGTCGCCGTTCGACGCCG
This Halorientalis sp. IM1011 DNA region includes the following protein-coding sequences:
- the gdhB gene encoding glutamate dehydrogenase GdhB, which gives rise to MSSDPPAETDDYDAAAAAEPQSESALTTARRQLEHAATHLDVDPNFIERLKHPTAVHEVTVPIERDDGSLGVFTGYRAHHDSVRGPYKGGLRYHPGVTREECIGLSMWMTWKCAVMNLPFGGAKGGVVVDPKELSDAENEQLTRRFTQEIRDFIGPKRDIPAPDMGTSAQTMSWIMDAYSMQQGEVIPGVVTGKPPVIGGSYGREAAPGRSVAIIAREACKYYDYPLSETTVAVQGFGSVGANAARLLDDWGATVVAVSDVNGAAYDPDGIDPHAIPEHDEEPEAVTEYASDPISNEDLLTLDVDVLIPAAIGDVITEANADEIRADLVVEGANGPTTFAADAILAERDIPVVPDILANAGGVTVSYFEWLQDINRRAWSLEEVQRELETEMLSAWDDVRAEVESRDVTWRDAAYIVALTRLTEAHGYRGLWP
- a CDS encoding RNA-guided endonuclease TnpB family protein; protein product: MSSDEYLRRTAITRLSVTAEDERLLRDTVDAWRRGCQIGVEKAWNRCHDKSDVQSLAYDEIRDRTTLGSQHTILATHQAAENIRSCRSRRENGRKASKPIYTSPTVRYDSRTMTVFEEDEQVSLTVAGKHSRVRCDLVLPEDEDGYQRQYLDGQWEPTESTLHYRDGDWFLHLGFRKLRPDTEQTTTENGTVLGVDLGVEQIAVTSTARFFSAGELNHRRREFERVRGGLQKCGSRSAHRTLETVSGREDEFVKHVLHSVANGIVAEARRFECDGIVFEELSGIRTRLPNVAWHAEWAFERLYAYVEYKAEAAGLFVDTVDPRNTSRRCAECGHVDEANRPSRETFECEVCGNRNHADYNAAKNVAAAYLRREQQSSRRRGVSRYALKSGTVSERNGFAPYESTDKSPNPEATSSG
- a CDS encoding DUF123 domain-containing protein, translating into MVGGTYTIVVNLPEPETLTVGSLGRHELPAGSYAYTGSAFGPGGFGRVDRHHEMAAGERETRHWHVDYLLGDTAARIETVARSPEAEIECAVAEAIAETGEVAVDGFGASDCDCPAHLHFSEDRDELVAAVRAAHDGE
- a CDS encoding putative quinol monooxygenase; this translates as MIVVHASFPIDPEYREEALAEIEDLAEQSRAEDGMLDYRATTDVEDENVVRFVERYEDEDAFAAHSKTDHFTEFLTALSDWLAGDPEILRFEVDSMSEVEL
- the psmB gene encoding archaeal proteasome endopeptidase complex subunit beta, which translates into the protein MNDMNPAGGPPTLEEGLQNPYEPELGQLPNTTEKDNEKVNETGTTTIGIATENGVVVATDRRASLGGRFVSNKNVQKVEQIHPTAALTLVGSVGGAQSFIRSLRAEVNLYEARRGEDISMSALATLAGNFARGGPFFAINPILGGVDEEGSHVFSIDPAGGVMEDDYTVTGSGLTVAYGTLESQYEDDMSMDEATTVAADAVSAAAERDTGSGNGLVIAEVTEEDVEIDTYEYDDLL
- the psmA gene encoding archaeal proteasome endopeptidase complex subunit alpha, producing the protein MQGQSQQQAYDRGITIFSPDGRLYQVEYAREAVKRGTASVGVRTEDGVVLAADTRVRSPLLERESVEKLHKIDDHIGIASAGHVADARQLIDFARRDAQVNQLRYDEAIGVESLTKDITDQIQQYTQTGGARPFGVALIVGGIENGEPRLFETDPSGTPYEWQALAVGGNREDLIDFFEEEYREDLDLDGGIDLALRGLDTVGEEGVDPEGVALGTIDVETEQYRRHETEEIEGYVEEIDTGGDEE
- a CDS encoding neutral/alkaline non-lysosomal ceramidase N-terminal domain-containing protein; its protein translation is MQAAAISGLTAGLASGTATGKSGADAGGPLTAGVAKRDITPDNGGSFFGYVRPDIRAEGVAIRLFAHALVLSDGERKVALVSADLGKPAVRDAVIEHVRPLGFDRDSVLFAATHTHAGPNSPGDWIAGQIGDAIAAADANRRPARAGWATGTVEAGNWNRSIEAHLANFGLDIPIGEGSPEDHPIDPDRARDTTVRMLRVEGTDGTPICAWTLFGNHPTAFTPSNTTFSADFPGVARQWFADRFDGDAPTTVYTTGRVGDQIPRYDDYGQYAVAERTAIRTERAMWDAWQSAGGDLSRNLSVGGRATHDEYRGQEVEPGKPVDDDAVVGVPTLDGGENGPTPFSGLELEGKRRPEWLADDVHGRKLPLAPAPYSTDVEVQAMRVGDQLLVTVPGEPTVEMGRRMRGAAAEVAPDAVDDVAVVGIANGYNGYFTTPEEYNKQDYEGGNTAFGQYTSLLIRNRQRDLAADIAAGLGDPAEPSGSRPSIPNAPVGGGDADGEITDQPARTVERMDVVTLDWAGGWSGKDRPVGQPFVLLERESGSGWETVTSDLGLGFVWTEWFGDYTVRYDVPPDLPTGTYRLRVNAEKYELTNRRFDIAPSTGLRVRGVRAENAGPGAEPTRLTVVAQNPPPDPEENLRVRPVQPTGGTVTIEVGGEAHEAQWDGDAEGWVATVEGVGAGDTVTVPENGLVDGLGNRSGAAVDLTVGSVATLDWPETMGTGGGDPPGLFGIGTFPT
- a CDS encoding rubrerythrin-like domain-containing protein, with protein sequence MYDLQTDDETTPTYECLLCGTIVSADRKPSECPGCGQSGAFQNRAFSLE
- a CDS encoding enoyl-CoA hydratase/isomerase family protein, translating into MTDIEVTREDDYATVTISNPDRKNAISAEASGEMADELRALEHDAGIRAVVVQGDGDAFCSGIDLSGGMDGKGVIEELETGLNAIAVALLRMEKPTIAVVRGVAVGAGASLATACDFVYARDDAVFGWGFTDIGLAPDTGATYVLPRLVGVRRALDLLITARRVDAEEAVDMGIATETFSEDEFEDTVAERIATLASRPTLAVGETKRLVQRNTHRSMEEALRAEARAQDRIFETEDFAEGVGAFFEGREPEFQGR